From Anopheles darlingi chromosome 2, idAnoDarlMG_H_01, whole genome shotgun sequence, the proteins below share one genomic window:
- the LOC125948766 gene encoding 2-phosphoxylose phosphatase 1, whose product MLKELTRFSLQHRTLYCYVILSIWIFLLIAGMYKYIGSIEMNNNLLTIQGFGYHKTKEYFIDDEGFTSSFMPNRYLNQSECTHPTMLIAGEEGGSLEGWNLQGILLLIRHGDRGPMAHVRGISGVDCGYENDPALDRYVNFVQNSTTSSTTSGYWMKTGPFHGFPLLPAATKLCMLAQLTHKGIAQMLRVGDIVRQKYASLLGLYKRYPSNGSMKNTPQNGTDVNTKQTAVGALYNIDDVVIYSTRYRRTFQSGMALLFAALPHEKWLGLHIQESHSLSYCFSDCACPQAEKLKRSLANEMSWHLAQHPAIGAITQWIGATILQNPQATSGQINPLDVRDALLSHICHAAPLPCRKAHEAKSSQSSSTADPLGFDLINIDQDEDNSVGTAPFNHVNVDQTDNPVEQQSSDDEGCVEQAHVTALMSYVHWAGEKELYGQTMRQQGLLRSYGLLRNIVSFMLKMISGDPVKLVLYSAHDKTIEYLIASLGVRLEHPFVPYASRMVFEVYKSEKDIQHYFRLVYNGRDITNAIDVCASGKSLRVPRGNRGGRGYLCPIENIIRFIHDDYFHSLNATNYKDACMIKQEL is encoded by the exons ATGCTGAAAGAATTAACTAGATTTTCCCTCCAGCATCGGACGCTGTATTGTTATGTGATTTTGAGCATATGGATATTCTTATTAATAGCTG GGATGTACAAGTACATTGGATCAATAGAAATGAACAATAATTTACTAACAATTCAGGGATTCGGCTACCATAAAACTAAAGAATATTTCATCGATGACGAGGGTTTTACGAGCTCCTTCATGCCTAATAGGTATTTAAACCAAAGCGAGTGTACACACCCTACCATGCTAATAGCTGGTGAGGAGGGAGGCTCTCTAGAAGGCTGGAATTTGCAGGGGATATTACTTCTTATACGGCACGGAGATCGAGGCCCTATGGCGCATGTACGAGGTATCAGTGGAGTTGATTGTGGATACGAGAATGACCCAGCCCTTGATAGGTACGTAAACTTCGTTCAGAACTCAACCACAAGCAGTACTACAAGTGGCTACTGGATGAAAACAGGTCCTTTTCATGGATTCCCTCTTCTCCCGGCCGCCACTAAGCTTTGTATGTTGGCACAGCTAACCCATAAAGGAATAGCACAAATGCTTCGCGTTGGAGACATCGTCAGACAGAAATACGCCAGCCTCTTGGGGTTGTACAAACGATATCCTTCTAATGGCTCAATGAAAAATACACCGCAAAACGGTACGGATGTTAATACTAAGCAGACGGCTGTAGGAGCTTTGTATAATATTGATGATGTAGTTATCTACTCGACACGCTACCGCCGTACTTTTCAATCTGGAATGGCTCTTCTATTCGCAGCTCTGCCACATGAAAAGTGGCTAGGATTGCACATCCAGGAGAGCCACAGCTTGTCATATTGCTTTTCAGATTGCGCCTGTCCGCAAGCAGAAAAGCTGAAGAGATCTCTTGCTAATGAAATGAGTTGGCACCTCGCTCAGCATCCGGCTATTGGAGCAATCACCCAATGGATCGGCGCAACGATACTACAAAATCCACAAGCTACTTCAGGACAAATTAATCCACTGGATGTTCGAGATGCGCTTTTATCACATATTTGCCACGCAGCCCCTCTGCCATGCCGTAAAGCTCATGAAGCAAAAAGCAGCCAAAGCAGTTCAACAGCAGATCCATTAGGTTTCGATCTTATCAATATTGATCAAGATGAAGATAACTCTGTTGGAACAGCGCCGTTCAACCACGTCAATGTGGATCAAACTGATAACCCAGTTGAGCAGCAATCATCGGATGATGAAGGATGTGTGGAACAAGCCCACGTAACTGCGTTAATGTCCTATGTCCATTGGGCTGGTGAGAAAGAGTTATACGGCCAAACGATGCGGCAACAAGGATTACTTCGTTCATATGGTTTGCTTAGAAATATCGTATCTTTCATGCTCAAAATGATATCGGGAGATCCAGTCAAACTCGTACTGTACTCGGCTCACGATAAAACTATTGAGTATCTGATTGCGTCCTTGGGAGTGCGCTTGGAGCACCCGTTTGTTCCGTATGCATCACGAATGGTGTTTGAAGTATATAAAAGTGAAAAGGATATCCAACACTACTTTCGGCTGGTGTATAACGGAAGAGATATTACAAATGCGATCGATGTTTGCGCTAGTGGCAAAAGTCTTAGAGTTCCTAGAGGTAATCGTGGTGGACGTGGTTACCTTTGTCCGattgaaaatataattcgtttcATACACGATGACTATTTTCATTCTCTCAATGCAACAAATTACAAAGATGCCTGCATGATTAAACAGGAATTGTAA